Within the Trichoderma breve strain T069 chromosome 3, whole genome shotgun sequence genome, the region TGCCAGGACGCCATTTGCGGCCAATGGCAAAGGCCACGATGGACGAGCCGTTGCGGGTGAGGTAGTATTTGCCGCCGGGGCGGAGGGCCGAAGCCCAAGAGTCGCGCTCGCGGATGAGGGTGAAGCCGGCCTTTTCGAAGAGGGCCGAGGCAGATTTGACGGCGTGGTAGGCTTGAACAAACTGTTAGATACTAGAACTCAGtaggagatgaaggagctggaaaaTATGCATACGAGTGGGAGAAGAGTTGACAAAGTCGACAAAGTCGAGCGCGGCCTGAGGAGgagccatgatgaaggcggTGGTCGAAAACGGTGCTGATGTTCTGGTTGTTGGGCTGGTAAATGCCAAAGACTGGATTGCTGTCCTCGACCGTCTCGCTGTCGAAGAGCAGATCATGCAGATTTGTGAACAAGGAAAAATGGGAGGGCAAATCTCAAGAGTGCGGAGAAGTTTCGTTTCTActgggatgggatggatggaggggtTCCAGAGGGGCTCAGGCGGGCGTTGGGCAAAATTGGAAGCTCGAGGTCCAAAAGTTCCCGGAAGCGGCACACTGGAGGCGGCAGAGCGGGGCCGAGGAGGGCCGTTGAGACCCGCGATAAGGGGAGCGGATAAGACATTGGACAAATGTTGATTCTTTGTGAATATACTCAACAACTCGCAGTAAAATAGAACAAGAGAAGCGGTAATGGATATAGATGGTTAATCCAGATATTGATAAGCATTAAACAGTAGTTGTCTGTATTCCCCTCTCGATAAAAATCAAAAAAATCAAAGCAGCTACCAAAAAGACAAACCCACGCTTCCTATCCCTTTTGTGCAAGAAGACCATCCATCTATCAAGATCCCTCCACCAAAAAAAGCAGTCtaaaaacaaataaacaaatgAAAAACAAAATGCATCTCACGATCCTAGTCCATATTCCATATTTAACTCCAGCTGCAGATCCAACCACAACTCCAATTCCATCACCACAACAACTATACAATACTCTATACAATCGGCGCCTGACTCTCCTTGCGCTGATCGGTCGTGCGTAATGAAGTGAATGAGGTATCCATCTCCCACTTCTGTTCGTCAATGCTTTCTCGCTTCAGTCCCAGTCCCGGCTGTCCGAAACAAAGCGCAACGGCCGCCAAGAAGACAATAGAGCCTTCCAGGATGATGAACGTTGTCTGATCCTTAATGAGACCTTTGCTGTATCCGTCCTTCAGTTCCGCCACACGGTAGCAGCAACGGGCCAGGATGAGCAGCGTCGCGGTTGTCAAGCCGGCGAAGAAAGTAGTGAGGCGCCAGCCCCATGCAGAGGCGCGGCCAGACCGAAAGTAGCGGACCATGTAGTCCGCAAAGGTGACGATGAAGGCGGTCAGGACGATGACCTGGAGGCTGAGACCTGCCTGAGATACATCGACACCGACTTGGTTGGAGCCAGTGGTGTTTGCCGACATGGCACCGCCTGCAGCCTGGAGGGCGAGACAGACAATATCAAAAGGGATGAAGATGTAGTAAAACAGCTGAGGCTTGAAGCGAGAGAGGTCCGGACCGAGAAACATGATTGACTTGGACAAGGTCACGTAGATGGAAGCCGTGTAGAAGACGGGGGCAACAGTGAGGGTGACTGAAATCCAACAGTTAGCCTAGGTAAAGGGGGAATAGGGCAGACTCTCGAACGGGCATCTTGTCTTACCAATCTGGATCATGAAGCCGTTAAAGGAGAATGGATTGTTCCACAACATTATCCTGCCGACATATCCAATAATCTCGGTGACGcagccgatgatgacgggaATGGTGAAACTCCACGATCTCCATCGGATACCGAGATAGAGGTGAGCGATTCCGGCTATGCCAAAGAGAACGCAAAAGACAATGTTTGCGGCGAGCGAGGGACGATAGCCGAGAATGCTCCATGCCGCGGGGCAGGTGTCCAAGTTACAAGTTGTATCGCTTCCGAAGGTGATGGTTCCAGGGGGCGGGCCTCCAGACATGGCGATGGTGGTGTGATGTTTAGTTAGTGATTGTCCGATTTGATAGAGCTCCGTGTCTCTGATAGGTCCGTTGGTCGAATTGGTTGCTATAATCTTGTTGGGGCTTGTTGAATTAAGGTATagatataaatatataaataggAGGATGTGTCTCTTTTGTATATGCAGAAGACTCCTTGATGTGTTCTCAATATTCTTGCAGCACAAAGGGGAAACGGGGTCCCTTTATCGTCGTCAACAGAAAATGCCAAGTTTTCCGGGCCAGATCCACGCGCGGCTCCGTTGGACAATACATTGCCCCGTCTCTCCTCGCTCTCGTTCCAGGCACTCCTTCGGCAATCTCCACATGGCCAACAAAGCCCAAATGCGAAGCCAGCCTTAAGCCTCCAAGCATTCGTGGCCACGACGCAGCG harbors:
- a CDS encoding RTA1 like protein domain-containing protein: MSGGPPPGTITFGSDTTCNLDTCPAAWSILGYRPSLAANIVFCVLFGIAGIAHLYLGIRWRSWSFTIPVIIGCVTEIIGYVGRIMLWNNPFSFNGFMIQIVTLTVAPVFYTASIYVTLSKSIMFLGPDLSRFKPQLFYYIFIPFDIVCLALQAAGGAMSANTTGSNQVGVDVSQAGLSLQVIVLTAFIVTFADYMVRYFRSGRASAWGWRLTTFFAGLTTATLLILARCCYRVAELKDGYSKGLIKDQTTFIILEGSIVFLAAVALCFGQPGLGLKRESIDEQKWEMDTSFTSLRTTDQRKESQAPIV